Proteins from one Bactrocera neohumeralis isolate Rockhampton chromosome 3, APGP_CSIRO_Bneo_wtdbg2-racon-allhic-juicebox.fasta_v2, whole genome shotgun sequence genomic window:
- the LOC126752640 gene encoding glycoprotein-N-acetylgalactosamine 3-beta-galactosyltransferase 1-like, with protein MNRLLELQRVCATANKDAKSTEKSLLPFRKQLQFLYGYVLGFLMALTTLLCYDRFLLQTAQLRQHSTATENWQTGYQTALQQLKSDANTLQQQLAAEVRVLCMVLTTPAQHETRAAHVKATWGKRCTRLIFLSSAADVELGAVPVVDSASDKYDLLWHKVHQGFRYVYARHYADYDWFLKADDDTYVIMENLRYSLYAYDPEMPVFFGYELVQLNVTYMSGGAGYVLSKEAFSRVVTTGFNNETLCPPTKYALPEDYCMSICLQNVGALPVDGRFIRSSENKQTFFPLQLTDFMDSNETLSSGDWIERMTPYTVDWGLNCCSNYSISFHYTDPAIMYLYEFFIYHLRAVGLPQAHVILPDKIDYAELLNRFSNDRNTTDPWMPLKWVKVP; from the exons ATGAATCGTTTGCTGGAACTGCAGCGCGTATGCGCGACCGCCAACAAGGACGCAAAGTCAACAGAAA AGTCTTTACTGCCTTTCAGAAAACAGTTGCAATTTCTCTACGGCTACGTGCTCGGCTTCCTGATGGCGCTCACCACATTGCTCTGCTATGATCGCTTCCTGCTGCAGACGGCGCAGCTGCGACAACACAGCACGGCCACTGAGAATTGGCAGACGGGCTATCAAACCGCCTTGCAACAGCTGAAAAGCGATGCAAACACACTGCAGCAACAGCTAGCGGCGGAAGTGCGCGTGCTTTGCATGGTGTTGACCACACCGGCGCAGCACGAAACGCGCGCCGCACACGTGAAAGCTACTTGGGGCAAGCGCTGCACGCGCCTCATCTTCCTCAGCAGCGCCGCGGATGTTGAATTGGGCGCTGTGCCGGTGGTGGACAGTGCCTCCGATAAGTACGATCTGTTGTGGCATAAAGTGCATCAAGGATTtcgttacgtatacgcccggCATTACGCGGATTACGATTGGTTTCTGAAGGCGGACGATGATAC CTACGTAATCATGGAAAACTTACGTTATTCCCTCTATGCTTATGACCCCGAAATGCCAGTTTTCTTTGGTTACGAGTTGGTGCAACTAAATGTG ACCTACATGTCCGGTGGCGCTGGCTATGTTCTCAGCAAAGAAGCGTTCTCCCGCGTAGTTACAACGGGTTTTAATAACGAAACGCTTTGCCCACCAACTAAATACGCGCTGCCCGAGGATTACTGTATGAGTATTTGTTTGCAAAATGTGGGCGCATTGCCCGTGGACGGACGCTTCATTCGGTCTAgcgaaaacaaacaaacatttttccCACTGCAATTGACTGATTTTATGGATAGCAATGAAACCTTGTCCAGTGGAGACTGGATAGAGCGCATGACGCCATATACAGTGGATTGG ggcCTTAACTGCTGTTCCAATTATTCCATTTCGTTTCACTACACAGATCCCGCtataatgtatttatatgagTTTTTTATTTACCATCTGCGCGCAGTCGGGCTTCCACAGGCCCACGTCATATTGCCTGATAAAATCGATTACGCAGAActtttaaatcgattttctaaTGATCGAAATACAACGGACCCGTGGATGCCCCTTAAGTGGGTGAAAGTGCCGTGA